From the genome of Roseivivax sp. THAF197b:
CCAAGGCCCGATTGCTTCACGCCGCCGAAGGGTGCGACCTCGGTCGAGATGAGGCCGGTATTCACGCCGACGATGCCGTATTCCAGCTCTTCGGCGACCTTCCAGACACGGCTGAGGTCCTTGGCGTAGAAATAGGAGGCCAGGCCGAAGATCGTGTCGTTCGCCATGGCGATCACGTCGTCGACGTCATCGAACTTGAAGAGCGGCGCGAGCGGGCCGAAGGTTTCCTCCTTCGCGAAGGCCATCTCCTGCGTGGCGCCGGTGACGATGGCAGGATGGAAGAAGTTTCCGTCTGCGTCATCCTTGTCGGAACCGAGGATCAGCGTCGCGCCCTTCGAGGTGGCGTCGCGGATATGCTCCTGCACCTTGTCGATGGCATCGCGGGTGATGAGCGGGCCCAGATCGACAGCGTCTTCGGACAGCCCGTCGCCCACTTTCAGCTTCTCAACCGCCGCCTTCAGCTTCTGTGCAAACTCGTCATAGACGCCCGATTGCACGTAGAGGCGGTTGGCACAGACACAGGTCTGGCCGTTGTTGCGGAACTTGCAGGCGATGGCGCCTTCCACGGCCGCATCGATATCGGCGTCGTCAAAGACGATGAAGGGCGCGTTGCCGCCAAGCTCCATGGAGCATTTCATCACCTGGTCGGCGGCCTGACGCAGCAGGATGCGGCCCACCTCGGTGGAGCCGGTGAAGGTCAGCTTGCGGACCTTTTCGTTCTCGCAGAACTCCTTGCCGACCTCGGAGGCCGAGGAGGAGGGCACCACGTTGAAGACGCCTGCAGGGATGCCCGCGCGCTCGGCCAGAACGCCCAGCGCGATGGCCGAAAGCGGCGTCTCGGCGGCGGGGCGTGCCACGAAGGAACAGCCCGCGGCCAGTGCCGGGGCCGCCTTGCGGGTGATCATCGCGTTGGGGAAGTTCCAAGGGGTGATCGAGGCGGCCACACCGATGGGCTGCTTCATCACGAGGATGCGCTTGTCGCGCCCGTGGCCCGGAATTTGTTCACCGAGGACGCGCTTGGCCTCTTCGGCGAAGAACTCCACGAAGGAGGCGCCATAGGCGATTTCGCCCTTGGCTTCGGCCAGCGGCTTGCCCTGCTCGGCGGTCATGATCTTGCCGAGGTCTTCCTGGTTTTCCATCATCAGGTCGAACCATTTGCGCAGGACGTTTGCGCGCTCCTTGCCGGTCCATTTGGCCCAGTCCTTCTGCGCGGCATAGGCCGCGTCGATGGCCTTTCCGACCTGCGCGCGGGACAGATCCGCGACCTTGGCGATGACATCGCCCCGCGCGGGGTTGGTCACTTCGAACGTGCCGTCATCGCCGTCGATCCAGTCGCCGCCGACATAGGCGCGGCTTTCCAGCAGGCTGGGGTCCCGCAGGAGCTCGGGAAGGTTTGTGGTTTGGTCGAGCATCACGCTCTCCTTTCAATTTACAGCGGGGATGGACCCCAAATTTCTGCGCGGTATGGTCGCTGCAAAGCGACCGGAGACATTCATGGAACTCGATGACGCATACGCAAATGCACCTCACATACCCGATGCCGAGGCCTACCCTGCGCGTTGGGCCGAGAAGGCACAGGCGTTGCGGAGCAAGCTTGGCGCGGTGAACCGCGCTCGGCTGGGTCTGATGTACGGGCATGGAACGCGAAATGCCATAGACCTGTTCCTGCCTCTGCGCCGCCCCGAAGGCCTTCTGGTCTTCGTGCATGGCGGCTATTGGCTGCGCTTCGGCCGCGAGGACTGGTCGCATCTGGCGGAAGGCCCCATGGCCCATCGCTGGGCGGTGGCGATGCCCTCCTACGATCTGTGCCCGCGGGTGCGGATCGCCGACATCACTCGTCAGATTGCCGATGCGATCGCCGTGGCCGCGCATGAGGTGCCGAACGTGCCGATCCGCCTGGCGGGCCATTCCGCGGGCGGGCATCTCGTCTCGCGCATGCTGGCCCCGGACATGCTGCCCGAGGATGTCGCATCGCGGATCGAAGCGGTCATGCCGATCTCGCCGCTTTGCGATCTGGAGCCGCTTCTGAAGACCTCGATGAATGCCGAGCTGGGCCTCGATGCCGACAGCGCGCGTGCCGAGAGCCCGCTGCATCAGCCGAAACCGTCCGTGCCGGTGACGGTCTGGGTCGGCGCCGAGGAGCGGCCCGTATTTCTGGATCAGGCGCGCTGGCTTTCGGAGGCCTGGGGCGCCGATCTGGTGGAAGATGCGGGGCGGCATCATTTCGACGTCATCGACGGGCTGGAAGATCCCGACAGCCGGATGACGAAGGTCGTGCTCGGCCTCTGAGGGTCGCGCCCCGTGGGGAGGGCGGGAGCGAGGGGCCAGCCCCTCGCGCTCCCCGGAGGTATTTCTGGTCCGGTCGTGACAGGGGCGGCGCGCTCCTCCGTTGAGGTGGGTCGCACGGATGAGAAGGGGCGCTTGCGCGACGCTTGAGGCGCAATGGGCGCTTGCCTGAACCCTTGTTTCGGGGAATATGGCGACATGGCCGGGCGATGGCGTCGCCCCGATGGCCTTTTCCATCCGTCCTGAACGCCGGGACCTTTCTGCGCGCCATGAAGGCCTGGGAAGGGCCGCGCGGCGCGTGACCAGGAGGGGTTCACCCATGGATCGACCACATTTCTATCCCTGTCACAACGGCGAGAAGGCCGTGCTGCCCTTCGAGGGCGCCGAATACGAGGCGCGCCTGGCCGGGTTGCGGCAGTCGATGGCGGCGGCGGGGCTCGATGCCTGCCTGCTGACCTCGATGCACAATGTCGCCTATTACTCGGGCTTTCTCTATTGCAGCTTCGGGCGGCCCTACGGTCTTGTCGTGACGCGCGAGGCTTGCGTGACGCTGTCAGCCGGGATCGATGCGGGCCAGCCCTGGCGGCGCTCCTACGGGGATCAGCTGACCTATACCGACTGGACCCGCGATAATTTCTGGCGCGCAGCCGCGCATGTCGCGGGCACTGGTTTGCGCATCGGAATCGAGGGCGATCACATGACGATCGCGGCGCGGGACCGGCTGACCGCTTTTCTGGAGCCTTCGGAAATCGTGGATATCGCGCCCGCCACGATGCGCCAGCGCATGGTCAAATCGCCCGCAGAGATTGCCTTGATCCGCGCCGGTGCCGCCGTGGCTGATGTGGGTGGCTATGCCATTCGGGACGCAATCGCCGAGGGCGCGCGCGAGATCGATAT
Proteins encoded in this window:
- a CDS encoding NAD-dependent succinate-semialdehyde dehydrogenase, which translates into the protein MLDQTTNLPELLRDPSLLESRAYVGGDWIDGDDGTFEVTNPARGDVIAKVADLSRAQVGKAIDAAYAAQKDWAKWTGKERANVLRKWFDLMMENQEDLGKIMTAEQGKPLAEAKGEIAYGASFVEFFAEEAKRVLGEQIPGHGRDKRILVMKQPIGVAASITPWNFPNAMITRKAAPALAAGCSFVARPAAETPLSAIALGVLAERAGIPAGVFNVVPSSSASEVGKEFCENEKVRKLTFTGSTEVGRILLRQAADQVMKCSMELGGNAPFIVFDDADIDAAVEGAIACKFRNNGQTCVCANRLYVQSGVYDEFAQKLKAAVEKLKVGDGLSEDAVDLGPLITRDAIDKVQEHIRDATSKGATLILGSDKDDADGNFFHPAIVTGATQEMAFAKEETFGPLAPLFKFDDVDDVIAMANDTIFGLASYFYAKDLSRVWKVAEELEYGIVGVNTGLISTEVAPFGGVKQSGLGREGSHHGIEEYMEMKYVCLTV
- a CDS encoding alpha/beta hydrolase, producing the protein MELDDAYANAPHIPDAEAYPARWAEKAQALRSKLGAVNRARLGLMYGHGTRNAIDLFLPLRRPEGLLVFVHGGYWLRFGREDWSHLAEGPMAHRWAVAMPSYDLCPRVRIADITRQIADAIAVAAHEVPNVPIRLAGHSAGGHLVSRMLAPDMLPEDVASRIEAVMPISPLCDLEPLLKTSMNAELGLDADSARAESPLHQPKPSVPVTVWVGAEERPVFLDQARWLSEAWGADLVEDAGRHHFDVIDGLEDPDSRMTKVVLGL